Proteins encoded in a region of the Takifugu flavidus isolate HTHZ2018 chromosome 10, ASM371156v2, whole genome shotgun sequence genome:
- the pogzb gene encoding pogo transposable element with ZNF domain isoform X2 has product MDTQLFMECEEEELEPWQQVDDSVEEEDVDFMDNCEPEEDSLSPLPASETPPIDTPSPLTPVTTAPSSVQTISIKASPPPTSLITSTSSLTTPTTLAATVPPLLAQASPLILTQTAGGTFLLPAATGNASILLTAQGFPVMNHGAPLLLNLQPGQAVHPLTLIQSSSLGQLVRPNMGVSPVLTQGQVARLRQVPTPPLPLAQLGAAPPQLSATLGLRMSAPGSGQRQQPRATTAEQIAAGSSPSVTTVASSSLPKVVMSVDDFYYGTFKGDLSVRKTQTLAVKTSAFKCVTCSYLAENNLRLMQHMLQHSGLVGEKGVEDRNFCRFCYRQFSSLSQLQNHQEQVHGPTQSASMCRICEWAFENEPVFLSHMKSNHKPGEMPYVCQVCSYRSSFYSDVLRHFASVHADSRFLLCVFCLKVNRNPVSYQQHLLRHQVNQAFHCNRCRLQFVFLKDKMQHKLENHRSFCRPAQLEGLPPGSKVTIRTYRKVRPPVTSLLQSPPSLIQPMNIKTEPQASLIQLTSGKSKCLSSPLKRPLRRRAQLRRTSCCDEEHLRCLECGTRVLDLSAHYPTHVRCLLCPYSSCCSRAYAAHMIHHHVPPLTDQVVPLHRVPPPCIFLLQCSTCGFRPRTADHMAEHLRLKPEHYSATCRARDCVEPDIPFCDAEVQSADQRDLLTQNSDLPSSTWKSANSWKHPGDANTKDHRVIPFVESCGPRHFLPKNSDAIDFFNLLFPETLIELISKETNDHAKMCQFLWSSFPDWVPVTNSEIRGFIGLIILMGIKNLPDLSQYWSWTHNDNSYTFYQTMSLIRFRQIAANIRMGSVTTAECRGAQSSDALSIFRPMLEILGGAMWSTYQPNCSLAVDRALLPSLEEGRLKENAKVQPEVWLLCDSKSGYCHRLSIQVGEKVQQGQGCTVVSELVKGLEGKHHHLYLANSLASVPLLQKLLDQGIYASSSFPQFSPILPRELWEEGSLDKPGDFHQKQFGPLLVTRWRDMKEMGCLSTNAAPGEHDTVWRRSQTKVGELDPVHRPLAFRLLQENMRGVDICKQLLACNPLGGIPQDKHWRNLFWFLVNLSIVNAFIMLRESRKDSPPPWVQDGLFTQVIFRKRLGNQLAKCGQKYLDPGEMARSRTSIGPTEELVKERHRLAKISTFSKRCKNCNLKNLRHESVYGCSTCGVNLCKQPSCFWEFHGLPPLHKGSARIGFLKDRISGDVDVNETQDNVDGAMAPVEDTDLSDEEEKPADIDEDVVIKEELPKVDSRPASAPNGQSRPPAVLGKGRDDSLNTRQLRIALFALCEGLHQASRSFSTDTRLISFWLKEARKCLTQSEQEQEVNADGREHMVAWVLSMREQQLPITESSLFHKASMLKKKGTFSDSFRISYEWAVHFMLHHRLGVQSIFREATMARSLPLSLEAKVESFRTFTKRIIQVKTLAEGTVAAMDELCLFVDLRVVQDKARCSEALELTGSVPLVTVYLAVLANGIMLPSLVMTNRKLSQKCVPEFIVVEEGADSLLVEEVLELWTNKIWIPHVSSSPNPHKTMLVLDRHREHLRDSFLTSISGSGTLPAMIPGGCSFRLQPLEICLKPVLKFFLLSRWAKLTSGNPKELEESSPQQLQANVAQILVDWVIEALTHMNKLPDLWRKSFQLADLLPGREKQIDPEMDVFTNQKPEEVQSDLIKTLTETLLGPEALADISNEVLDLEGEDAVEEEDLENTGDEMKVWSDGKDSKMAEREGRLEEQEEMNQDTCRNVNERGNAEMGQDKSLPEGGGEVRIKEMRTSEGCIKEQQDRIEGTKNPQKLDGKKKVSHITEDSEEEAKATDKDRKDLSNERRGTRIVIGEDVGDEWKIMVKSRTDGSDVDDRVKKH; this is encoded by the exons ATGGATACCCAGTTATTTATGGagtgtgaagaggaggagctggagccatggcaacaggtggatgacagtgtggaggaggaggatgtggacTTCATGGACAACTGTGAGCCAG aagaggattctctctctcctcttccagccTCAGAGACTCCTCCTATCGACACTCCCTCCCCTCTCACGCCTGTCACTACAG CTCCCTCTTCTGTTCAGACCATCTCCATCAAAGCCagtcctcctcccacctccctcataacctccacctccagcctgaCCACCCCCACCACGCTTGCTGCCACGGTGCCACCTCTACTTGCCCAGGCTTCCCCCCTCATCCTGACTCAGACCGCGGGTGGAACCTTCctcctcccagcagccactggaaACGCCTCCATCCTGCTCACAGCACAG GGCTTTCCAGTGATGAACCACGGTGCCCCTCTGTTGCTGAACCTGCAGCCGGGCCAGGCGGTCCACCCGCTCACTCTGATCCAGT CCTCTTCGTTGGGTCAGTTAGTGAGGCCGAACATGGGCGTGTCCCCTGTGCTCACCCAGGGCCAGGTGGCTCGGCTCAGACAGGTCCCCACCCCTCCGCTCCCCCTGGCCCAGCTGGGCGCTGCCCCGCCACAGCTGTCTGCCACGCTCGGCTTGCGCATGAGTGCCCCAGGATCCGGTCAGCGACAGCAACCACGTGCGACCACAGCTGAGCAGATCG ctgctggctcctccccctctgttACAACTGTGgcctcatccagcctccccAAAGTGGTAATGAGCGTGGACGACTTTTACTACGGGACATTTAAAGGTGACCTGAGTGTCAGGAAAACACAAACGCTGGCGGTTAAAACCTCGGCCTTCAAATGTGTGACCTGCTCATACCTGGCAGAAAACAATCTGAG GTTGATGCAGCACATGCTCCAACACTCTGGTTTGGTTGGTGAAAAAGGAGTCGAGGACAGAAACTTCTGCAGGTTCTGTTACCGACAGTTCTCGTCTTTGTCTCAGCTTCAGAACCACCAGGAACAAGTTCATGGACCCACCCAGTCTGCCT CTATGTGTCGAATTTGCGAGTGGGCGTTTGAGAATGAACCCGTCTTCTTGAGTCACATGAAGTCGAACCATAAGCCAGGAGAAATGCCGTATGTCTGCCAG GTGTGTTCGTATCGCTCCTCCTTCTACTCGGATGTCCTTCGGCACTTCGCCAGCGTCCACGCAGACTCTCGcttcctgctgtgtgttttctgcctAAAGGTGAACAGAAACCCTGTGAGCTACCAGCAGCACCTGCTCCGACACCAG GTGAATCAGGCCTTTCACTGTAACAGGTGTCGTCTTCAGTTTGTCTTCCTCAAAGACAAAATGCAGCACAAGCTGGAAAACCATCGGAGCTTCTGTCGGCCAGCTCAGCTGGAAGGACTGCctccggggtcaaag GTGACCATCAGAACCTACAGGAAGGTGAGGCCACCAGTGACGTCGCTGCTACAgagccccccctctctcatccAGCCGATGAACATAAAAACAGAGCCACAGGCATCCCTGATCCAGCTCACCTCTGGGAAGTCCAAATGTTTATCGTCGCCTCTGAAGCGACCGCTGCGGCGCCGAGCCCAACTCCGCAG gacttcctgctgtgatGAGGAACATCTGAGGTGTTTGGAGTGTGGAACCCGTGTTTTGGACCTGTCGGCCCACTACCCGACTCACGTGCGCTGTCTGCTGTGTCCctacagcagctgctgctctcgaGCGTACGCCGCACATATGATCCA tCACCATGTGCCACCGTTGACGGACCAAGTGGTTCCTCTGCACAGAGTTCCTCCTCCATG TATATTTCTGTTGCAGTGTTCCACCTGTGGCTTCAGGCCTCGGACTGCAGACCACATGGCTGAGCACCTGCGGTTGAAGCCAGAACACTACAGCGCCACCTGTCGCGCCCGGG attgTGTTGAACCCGACATTCCATTCTGTGACGCAGAGGTGCAGTCTGCAGATCAGAGGGACCTTCTGACACAGAACTCAGACTTGCCTAGTTCCACCTGGAAGTCGGCAAATTCTTGGAAACATCCAGGAGACGCTAACACCAAAGACCACAGGGTCATCCCTTTTGTGGAAAGTTGCGGACCTCGACATTTTCTGCCCAAGAACAGCGATGCCATTGActtttttaaccttttgttcCCAGAAACTCTCATTGAACTGATCAGCAAAGAGACCAATGATCACGCCAAGATGTGTCAGTTTTTGTGGTCATCCTTCCCTGATTGGGTTCCTGTCACCAACAGTGAGATCCGAGGATTCATTGGACTGATCATTCTAATGGGCATCAAGAACCTTCCTGACCTGTCACAGTACTGGTCCTGGACTCACAACGATAACAGCTACACCTTCTACCAGACAATGAGCTTGATTCGTTTCAGGCAGATTGCCGCCAACATCCGCATGGGCAGCGTCACCACAGCAGAGTGTCGTGGTGCCCAGTCCAGCGACGCCTTGTCCATCTTCAGGCCAATGCTGGAAATCTTAGGTGGAGCTATGTGGAGCACGTACCAGCCGAACTGCAGTCTGGCAGTGGACCGGGCACTGCTGCCTTCTCTGGAGGAGGGTCGGCTCAAAGAGAATGCCAAGGTGCAGCCGGAGGTGTGGCTGCTTTGCGACTCCAAGTCAGGCTACTGCCACCGCCTTTCCATCCAAGTGGGGGAGAAGGTGCAGCAGGGGCAAGGCTGCACCGTGGTCTCTGAACTGGTGAAGGGCCTGGAGGGAAAGCACCACCATCTTTATCTGGCAAATTCTCTTGCATCTGTTCCACTTCTGCAAAAGCTTTTAGACCAGGGCATCTATGCCTCCAGTTCTTTCCCTCAGTTCAGTCCCATCCTGCCCAGAGAACTCTGGGAGGAGGGGTCTCTCGACAAACCCGGAGACTTCCACCAAAAGCAGTTTGGCCCCCTGTTGGTGACACGTTGGAGGGACATGAAAGAGATGGGCTGCCTGTCTACTAACGCAGCTCCAGGGGAACATGACACTGTTTGGAGGAGATCTCAGACCAAAGTAGGTGAACTTGACCCGGTTCACCGCCCGTTGGCCTTCCGACTCTTGCAGGAAAACATGCGCGGGGTAGACATCTGCAAACAACTCCTTGCCTGCAACCCTCTGGGAGGAATCCCTCAGGACAAGCACTGGCGCAACCTCTTCTGGTTTTTAGTAAACCTTAGCATAGTCAATGCCTTCATAATGCTGAGGGAGAGCCGAAAAGATAGCCCGCCGCCCTGGGTACAGGATGGCCTTTTTACTCAGGTCATCTTCCGCAAGCGATTAGGGAACCAACTGGCCAAGTGTGGTCAAAAGTACCTGGACCCCGGTGAGATGGCCAGGTCCCGCACAAGCATAGGGCCTACAGAAGAGCTGGTGAAAGAGAGACACAGGCTGGCAAAGATCAGCACCTTTTCAAAGAGGTGCAAGAACTGCAACTTGAAGAACCTTCGCCACGAGAGTGTCTACGGCTGCAGCACCTGTGGGGTCAACCTGTGCAAGCAGCCGAGCTGCTTCTGGGAGTTCCACGGCCTGCCGCCTCTTCATAAAG GCTCGGCAAGGATTGGATTTCTCAAGGACAGAATAAG TGGAGACGTTGATGTGAATGAAACTCAGGACAACGTGGATGGAGCTATGGCCCCGGTGGAGGACACAGACCTTTccgatgaggaggagaaaccgGCTGACATCGATGAAGACGTTGTTATAAAGGAAGAACTTCCAAAAGTAGACAGCCGTCCAGCGTCGGCACCGAACGGTCAGTCCCGGCCCCCGGCTGTCCTCGGCAAAGGTCGCGATGATTCTCTCAACACTCGACAGCTAAGGATCGCCCTGTTTGCCCTGTGCGAGGGACTCCACCAAGCCTCTCGGAGCTTCTCAACTGACACTCGCCTCATTTCGTTCTGGCTAAAGGAAGCCAGGAAGTGTTTGACACAAAGTGAGCAAGAACAGGAAGTCAATGCTGATGGGAGAGAACACATGGTTGCCTGGGTGCTTTCCATGCGTGAGCAGCAACTTCCCATTACTGAGAGTAGCCTTTTCCATAAAGCTTCCATGTTGAAGAAGAAGGGAACTTTCAGCGACTCCTTCCGCATCTCCTATGAATGGGCGGTGCACTTCATGCTGCATCATCGGCTGGGCGTTCAGAGCATCTTCAGAGAGGCCACGATGGCACGAAGTCTGCCTCTTTCCCTAGAGGCCAAGGTCGAATCCTTCAGGACATTTACCAAGAGGATAATCCAGGTCAAGACACTAGCAGAGGGTACTGTGGCTGCGATGGATGAATTGTGTCTGTTTGTAGATTTGAGGGTCGTTCAGGACAAGGCTCGCTGCTCAGAGGCTCTGGAACTGACCGGGTCAGTACCTCTGGTCACAGTCTACCTGGCAGTGCTTGCCAACGGCATCATGCTGCCCTCCCTGGTGATGACgaacaggaagttgtctcagaaATGTGTACCAGAGTTCATTGTGGTAGAAGAGGGTGCAGACAGTCTGCTAGTAGAAGAAGTATTGGAACTCTGGACCAACAAGATCTGGATACCACATGTTTCCAGTTCACCTAATCCTCATAAAACCATGTTAGTCTTAGACCGACATCGGGAGCACTTAAGAGATTCTTTCCTGACGTCCATCAGTGGATCCGGTACCCTCCCAGCAATGATTCCTGGTGGCTGCTCCTTTCGTCTTCAGCCCTTGGAGATTTGTCTAAAGCCCGTTCTCAAATTCTTCCTGCTGTCTCGTTGGGCAAAGTTGACTTCTGGAAACCCAAAAGAGTTGGAGGAGTCATCACCCCAACAGCTTCAAGCAAATGTGGCCCAGATTTTGGTGGATTGGGTTATTGAGGCCCTGACACACATGAACAAGCTCCCAGACCTTTGGAGGAAGTCGTTCCAACTGGCAGACCTTCTGCCGGGAAGAGAAAAGCAAATAGACCCTGAGATGGATGTATTTACCAAtcagaaaccagaggaggtACAATCAGACCTCATCAAGACCTTAACTGAAACCCTGCTGGGTCCTGAAGCATTGGCAGACATTTCTAACGAGGTGCTTGACTTGGAAGGTGAAGacgctgtggaggaggaggacttggAGAACACTGGAGATGAGATGAAGGTCTGGTCAGATGGTAAGGACTCAAAGATGGCAGAGAGGGAAGGCAGACttgaggagcaggaagaaatGAATCAAGACACATGTAGAAATGTGAATGAAAGAGGGAACGCTGAGATGGGGCAGGACAAGAGCTTaccagaggggggaggagaggtcaGGATTAAAGAAATGAGGACATCAGAGGGCTGCATCAAAGAACAACAGGACAGGATAGAGGGAACAAAAAATCCACAGAAGCTGGACGGTAAGAAAAAGGTTTCACATATAACAGAGGACAGTGAAGAGGAAGCCAAAGCTacagacaaagacagaaagGATTTGAGCAATGAAAGACGAGGGACACGCATTGTGATTGGAGAAGATGTTGGGGACGAGTGGAAAATAATGGTCAAGAGCAGGACTGATGGCTCTGACGTGGACGACAGAGTAAAGAAACACTGA